The following are from one region of the Stutzerimonas stutzeri genome:
- a CDS encoding L-serine ammonia-lyase yields MAISVFDLFKIGIGPSSSHTVGPMLAGVLFVEALRERKLLERVWRVEVRLYGSLSATGVGHGTDNAVIMGLMGERPDLIDPEQIAPRIAALRASGQLRLDGHWPVEFDWTRDLLLLEESLPYHPNAVTFIAYGHSEELYQDTYYSVGGGFVVNAEQAAAGQLDQDHTELPYDFSNAVELLELCKRHGMRVSELMMANEKAWRSEAEIRQGLLRLWEAMKLCVANGLRHEGILPGGLKVRRRAAKLHQNLLEMGKPNVIGSTMSAMEWVNLFALAVNEENAAGGRMVTAPTNGAAGIIPAVLHYYMKFHPEASDNDVVDYLLAAASIGILCKKNASISGAEVGCQGEVGSACAMAAAGLAELLGATPEQVENAAEIGLEHNLGLTCDPVGGLVQVPCIERNAIAAMKAINAAQMALRGDGEHFISLDRVIRTMRDTGADMHDKYKETSRGGLAVSAIEC; encoded by the coding sequence GTGGCGATCAGCGTATTCGACCTTTTCAAAATCGGCATTGGGCCGTCCAGCTCGCATACGGTTGGCCCCATGCTCGCCGGGGTGCTATTCGTCGAGGCCTTGCGCGAGCGCAAGCTGCTCGAGCGGGTCTGGCGTGTCGAGGTGCGCCTGTATGGCTCACTGTCGGCCACCGGCGTCGGGCATGGCACCGACAACGCCGTGATCATGGGGCTGATGGGCGAGCGCCCGGACCTGATCGACCCTGAGCAGATCGCCCCGCGCATCGCGGCGCTTCGCGCCAGCGGACAGCTTCGACTCGACGGCCACTGGCCGGTCGAGTTCGATTGGACGCGGGACCTGCTGCTGCTCGAGGAGAGCCTGCCGTATCACCCCAACGCCGTCACCTTCATTGCCTATGGGCACTCGGAGGAGCTGTACCAAGATACCTATTACTCCGTCGGGGGTGGGTTCGTGGTTAATGCCGAGCAGGCCGCGGCCGGTCAGTTGGACCAGGATCACACGGAGCTGCCATACGACTTCTCCAACGCCGTCGAACTGCTGGAGCTGTGCAAGCGCCACGGTATGCGCGTCAGCGAGTTGATGATGGCCAATGAGAAGGCCTGGCGCAGCGAGGCGGAGATCCGTCAGGGGCTGCTGCGCCTGTGGGAGGCGATGAAGCTGTGCGTCGCAAACGGACTGCGCCACGAAGGCATATTGCCCGGTGGGCTGAAAGTCCGGCGGCGCGCCGCCAAACTGCATCAGAACCTGCTGGAGATGGGCAAGCCGAACGTCATCGGTTCGACCATGAGCGCCATGGAGTGGGTGAACCTGTTCGCCCTGGCGGTCAACGAGGAAAACGCAGCGGGCGGGCGCATGGTCACGGCGCCCACCAATGGCGCGGCGGGGATCATCCCGGCGGTGCTGCACTACTACATGAAATTCCACCCGGAAGCGTCAGACAACGACGTAGTCGACTACCTGCTCGCCGCCGCGTCGATCGGCATCCTGTGCAAGAAGAACGCCTCGATCTCGGGTGCCGAGGTGGGTTGCCAGGGCGAGGTCGGTTCCGCCTGTGCCATGGCTGCCGCCGGGCTCGCGGAGTTGCTCGGTGCTACCCCCGAACAGGTCGAAAACGCGGCGGAAATCGGGCTGGAGCATAACCTGGGTCTGACCTGTGACCCGGTAGGCGGCCTGGTGCAAGTGCCCTGCATCGAACGTAACGCCATTGCCGCCATGAAGGCGATCAACGCGGCGCAGATGGCGCTGCGTGGCGACGGCGAGCATTTCATCTCGCTGGATAGGGTCATCCGCACGATGCGCGATACCGGCGCCGATATGCACGACAAGTACAAGGAAACCTCTCGCGGTGGCCTGGCGGTCAGCGCGATCGAGTGCTGA
- a CDS encoding glycine betaine ABC transporter substrate-binding protein: MNLFKHLLCGLGAASMALGMASSMAADKPELKIGYVNGWDDSVAATYVAGEILESKLGYPVKLQPVEPAIMWQGVARGDLDATLSAWLPATHGEYFAKLKDKVVVLGTNYEGAKIGLIVPDYVEAKSIEDLNQYSKAFDGKITGIDAGAGVMRRTEDAIKQYNLDVRLMPSSGPAMTTALTRAEKAQKPIVVTGWIPHWMFAKWKLRFLEDPKKVFGDDEHVDTVANPALASKAPEAEAFLKKFSWGAEEVGEVMLAIRDGAKPDDAARDWVKNHPDRVAGWLE, from the coding sequence ATGAATCTGTTCAAGCACCTTCTTTGTGGCCTCGGCGCCGCCAGCATGGCCCTCGGCATGGCTAGCAGCATGGCGGCGGACAAGCCCGAGCTGAAGATCGGCTACGTCAACGGCTGGGACGACAGCGTCGCGGCCACGTACGTAGCCGGCGAAATCCTCGAAAGCAAACTGGGCTACCCAGTCAAACTGCAACCGGTCGAACCGGCCATCATGTGGCAGGGCGTCGCGCGCGGCGACCTCGATGCCACGCTCTCCGCCTGGCTGCCCGCCACCCACGGTGAATACTTCGCCAAGCTCAAGGACAAGGTCGTGGTGCTCGGCACCAACTACGAAGGCGCGAAGATCGGCTTGATCGTGCCGGATTACGTCGAGGCCAAGAGCATCGAGGACCTGAACCAGTACAGCAAGGCGTTCGACGGCAAGATCACCGGCATCGATGCCGGCGCCGGCGTCATGCGCCGGACCGAAGACGCCATCAAGCAATACAACCTGGACGTCCGCCTGATGCCCAGCTCGGGACCGGCAATGACCACCGCGCTGACCCGCGCCGAAAAAGCGCAGAAGCCGATTGTCGTCACCGGCTGGATCCCGCACTGGATGTTCGCCAAGTGGAAGCTGCGCTTCCTGGAAGATCCGAAGAAGGTGTTCGGTGACGACGAGCACGTCGACACGGTCGCCAACCCGGCACTGGCCAGCAAGGCACCCGAAGCCGAGGCGTTCCTGAAGAAATTCAGTTGGGGCGCCGAAGAAGTCGGCGAAGTCATGCTGGCGATCCGCGACGGCGCCAAGCCTGACGATGCCGCACGTGACTGGGTGAAGAACCACCCGGACCGCGTCGCCGGCTGGCTCGAATAA
- a CDS encoding GlxA family transcriptional regulator yields MSQINPGSQPPNRLPQTIGFLLLDNFTLISLASAVEPLRMANQLSGKELYRWFTVTQTGQPVTASDGLQITPDAGFDNAPSLDSVIVCGGVDIQRSVTREHLHWLQVQARHGRQLGAVCTGSWALAKAGLLDGYDCSVHWECLAAMQEAFPRTSVTPRLFSIDRNRHTASGGTAPMDLMLQLIGARHGRELAAAISDMFMYERIRSEQDLQRVPLKHMLGTNQPKLLEIVALMEANLEELIDLDELACYVNVSRRQLERLFQKYLHCSPSRYYLKLRLIRARQLLKQTPMSIIEVASVCGFVSTPHFSKCYREFFGIPPRDERSGQQSAQVVALIPRPDDASRNPATVAALQRAQGESTFASVRV; encoded by the coding sequence TTGTCACAGATCAATCCCGGGTCGCAGCCCCCAAATCGGCTCCCACAGACCATCGGCTTTCTGCTGTTGGATAATTTCACCCTGATCTCCCTGGCCTCCGCCGTGGAGCCACTGCGGATGGCCAATCAGCTGTCAGGCAAAGAGCTCTACCGCTGGTTCACCGTGACCCAGACGGGGCAGCCAGTGACCGCCAGCGACGGCTTGCAGATCACGCCGGATGCCGGCTTCGACAATGCGCCCAGCCTGGACAGCGTGATCGTTTGCGGTGGCGTGGACATTCAGCGCAGCGTCACCCGCGAACATCTGCACTGGTTGCAGGTTCAAGCCCGTCATGGGCGCCAGCTGGGTGCGGTATGCACTGGCAGCTGGGCGCTGGCCAAGGCCGGTCTGCTCGACGGCTATGACTGCAGCGTGCATTGGGAGTGCCTGGCCGCGATGCAGGAAGCCTTCCCGCGCACCTCCGTCACCCCCCGGTTGTTCTCCATCGATCGCAATCGCCACACGGCGTCCGGCGGTACTGCGCCCATGGACCTGATGCTGCAGCTGATCGGCGCCCGACACGGGCGTGAACTGGCCGCGGCCATCTCCGACATGTTCATGTACGAGCGCATCCGCAGCGAGCAGGATCTGCAGCGCGTGCCACTCAAGCACATGCTGGGCACCAACCAGCCGAAGCTGCTGGAAATCGTCGCCCTGATGGAGGCCAACCTCGAAGAGCTGATCGACCTCGACGAACTGGCCTGCTACGTCAACGTGTCCCGGCGCCAGCTCGAGCGGCTGTTCCAGAAATACCTGCATTGCTCGCCGTCGCGCTATTACCTCAAGTTGCGGTTGATCCGTGCGCGTCAGCTGCTCAAGCAGACGCCAATGTCGATCATCGAGGTGGCTTCGGTCTGCGGCTTCGTTTCGACTCCGCATTTCTCCAAGTGCTACCGCGAGTTCTTCGGTATCCCGCCGCGTGATGAGCGCTCGGGCCAGCAATCGGCGCAGGTGGTTGCGTTGATACCGCGTCCCGATGATGCCAGCAGGAATCCGGCCACCGTTGCGGCGTTGCAGCGTGCCCAGGGTGAGTCGACCTTTGCCAGCGTGCGCGTCTGA
- a CDS encoding quaternary amine ABC transporter ATP-binding protein — MQSGKIVVENLYKVFGPQEQEAIALLKQGWSKDKILAERGAVIGVSDVSFSVEEGEIFVLMGLSGSGKSTLIRLINRLIEPSAGNVFIDGQNVAKLPQSQLIDLRRRDMSMVFQSFALMPSRTVLDNAAFGLEVAGVGRKEREERAMAVLKQVGLDTFSQKFPHELSGGMQQRVGLARALAVNPSMIIMDEAFSALDPLKRREMQDVLLELQKTHRRTIIFVSHDIEEAMRIGNRIGIMEGGKLVQVGTPQELIDNPANSYVRNFFETVNTSRYLTAGQLKSDSVPLYVHNGKAPDALQVCQELQAMDKHYAFVIDEQRKFRGSISLERIALLVENGKTCPLEANVLKQIEPLTEDQPLDQVIERLVDNEGPMPVVDSQGFYAGAISKGRLLTRLQED, encoded by the coding sequence ATGCAGTCTGGAAAAATCGTCGTCGAGAACCTGTACAAGGTGTTCGGCCCGCAGGAACAAGAAGCCATCGCCTTGCTCAAGCAGGGCTGGAGCAAGGACAAGATTCTCGCCGAGCGCGGCGCGGTCATCGGCGTGAGTGATGTTTCGTTCAGTGTCGAAGAGGGTGAGATCTTCGTACTGATGGGCCTGTCCGGCTCCGGCAAATCCACCCTGATCCGCCTGATCAATCGCCTGATCGAGCCCAGCGCCGGAAACGTCTTCATCGACGGGCAGAACGTCGCGAAACTGCCCCAGTCACAGCTCATCGACCTGCGCCGTCGCGACATGAGCATGGTCTTCCAGTCGTTCGCCCTGATGCCGTCGCGCACAGTGCTCGACAACGCCGCCTTCGGCCTCGAAGTCGCCGGCGTCGGCCGCAAGGAGCGCGAGGAGCGCGCCATGGCGGTGCTCAAGCAGGTCGGGCTCGACACCTTCTCGCAAAAATTCCCACACGAACTGTCCGGCGGCATGCAACAGCGTGTCGGCCTCGCTCGCGCCCTGGCCGTGAACCCCTCGATGATCATCATGGACGAGGCCTTTTCCGCCCTCGACCCGCTCAAGCGCCGCGAAATGCAGGACGTCCTGCTGGAACTGCAGAAGACGCATCGACGCACCATCATCTTCGTCTCCCACGACATCGAGGAGGCCATGCGCATCGGCAACCGCATCGGCATCATGGAAGGCGGCAAACTGGTGCAGGTCGGCACACCGCAGGAGCTGATCGACAACCCCGCCAACAGCTACGTGCGCAACTTCTTCGAAACCGTCAACACCAGCCGCTACCTCACCGCCGGCCAGCTCAAGTCCGACAGCGTTCCGCTCTACGTGCACAACGGCAAGGCGCCGGACGCGCTGCAGGTCTGCCAGGAATTGCAGGCGATGGACAAGCACTACGCCTTCGTCATCGACGAGCAGCGGAAATTCCGCGGGTCGATCAGCCTGGAGCGCATCGCCCTGCTGGTGGAAAACGGCAAGACCTGCCCGCTCGAAGCGAATGTGTTGAAACAGATCGAGCCCCTCACCGAAGACCAGCCACTCGATCAGGTCATCGAGCGGCTGGTGGACAACGAGGGACCGATGCCCGTGGTGGACAGCCAGGGGTTCTATGCGGGCGCCATCAGTAAAGGCCGCCTTCTGACGCGCCTGCAGGAGGATTGA
- a CDS encoding ABC transporter permease, with product MSKDLDLGSWVNDVVQHLLENYSGAFDSLGSLVSGFSEGVEALLMLPPAWLLIAIFVGLGLWRIGARFAAFTAVSFILIVLTGFWEQTVVTLGLTFSATLISLLLGVPLGIWSARSERVALITRPILDFMQTMPAFVYLIPAAMLFGLGRVPGIIATVIFAMPPAVRLTNLGIRQVNKEIVEAGQSFGCNGRQLLFKVQLPNAMPSIMAGVNQTIMMALSMVIIASMVGAGGLGNDVLASIQRLDIGLGFESGMAVVLLAIILDRITESFGTAKRATQKATWYTWVTTKLRPQGQ from the coding sequence ATGAGCAAAGATCTCGATCTGGGGAGCTGGGTCAACGACGTCGTCCAGCACCTGCTGGAAAATTACAGCGGCGCCTTCGACAGCCTCGGCAGCCTGGTCAGCGGATTCTCCGAGGGCGTCGAAGCGCTGCTGATGCTGCCGCCGGCCTGGCTGCTCATCGCCATCTTCGTCGGCCTCGGCTTGTGGCGCATTGGCGCCCGGTTCGCCGCCTTCACCGCCGTGTCCTTCATTCTCATCGTGCTCACCGGTTTCTGGGAGCAGACGGTCGTTACCCTGGGCCTGACCTTCTCCGCCACGCTGATCAGTCTGCTGCTGGGCGTTCCGCTGGGTATCTGGTCGGCACGCAGCGAGCGCGTGGCGTTGATCACCCGCCCGATCCTGGACTTCATGCAGACCATGCCGGCGTTCGTCTACCTGATCCCGGCGGCGATGCTGTTCGGCCTCGGCCGCGTCCCCGGCATCATCGCCACGGTGATCTTCGCCATGCCGCCGGCGGTACGCCTGACCAACCTCGGCATCCGCCAGGTCAACAAGGAGATCGTCGAGGCCGGGCAATCGTTCGGCTGCAACGGGCGTCAGCTGCTGTTCAAGGTCCAGCTGCCCAACGCCATGCCGTCGATCATGGCGGGGGTCAACCAGACCATCATGATGGCGCTGTCGATGGTGATCATCGCCTCGATGGTCGGTGCCGGCGGCCTGGGCAACGACGTGCTGGCCAGTATCCAGCGGCTGGACATCGGCCTCGGCTTCGAAAGCGGCATGGCCGTGGTGCTGCTGGCGATCATCCTCGACCGCATCACCGAGAGCTTCGGCACCGCCAAACGCGCCACGCAGAAAGCCACCTGGTACACCTGGGTGACGACCAAGCTCAGGCCGCAGGGCCAGTAA
- a CDS encoding choline ABC transporter substrate-binding protein → MTTFKTITGIGLLACALLQNAWAQEPASCQKVRFAEIGWADIAATTGVAMVLTEGLGYDPSKVMASVPIAFTGVKNKQIDAFLGYWSPSMDPVIEPFTKDNGVKVLESPNLEGAKYTLAVPTYAAEAGLKSFQDIAKFKDQLGGRIYAIEPGNDGNLLIEKMIKNDQFGLGGFRMVESSEAGMLVQVQRAIRKKEPVVFLGWAPHPMNTQYDLTYLAGGDDVFGPDFGAAKVFTVVPPDYLERCSNVGKLLQNLQFSVAMESELMQMAQDRDDPQTVAKQWIKAHPDVLDKWLAGVTTQDGQDGVAAVKKFVGL, encoded by the coding sequence ATGACCACGTTCAAGACGATAACGGGTATCGGCCTGCTTGCCTGCGCACTGCTGCAAAACGCCTGGGCGCAGGAACCCGCAAGTTGCCAGAAGGTACGTTTCGCCGAGATCGGTTGGGCCGACATCGCCGCGACCACGGGTGTTGCGATGGTCCTGACCGAAGGCCTGGGCTATGACCCGAGCAAGGTGATGGCCTCGGTACCGATCGCCTTCACTGGCGTGAAAAACAAGCAGATCGATGCCTTTCTCGGCTACTGGTCGCCGTCGATGGACCCGGTGATCGAACCCTTCACCAAGGACAATGGGGTCAAGGTGCTCGAGTCACCCAACCTCGAGGGCGCCAAGTACACCCTGGCGGTACCGACCTACGCGGCCGAAGCGGGACTGAAGAGTTTTCAGGACATCGCCAAGTTCAAGGATCAGCTGGGCGGCCGGATCTATGCGATCGAGCCAGGCAATGACGGCAACCTGCTGATCGAGAAGATGATCAAGAACGACCAGTTCGGCCTCGGCGGTTTCCGCATGGTCGAGTCCAGCGAGGCCGGCATGCTGGTCCAGGTGCAACGGGCCATTCGGAAGAAGGAGCCGGTGGTCTTTCTCGGCTGGGCACCGCACCCGATGAACACCCAGTACGACCTGACCTACCTGGCCGGGGGTGACGATGTGTTCGGGCCGGATTTCGGTGCCGCCAAGGTCTTCACCGTGGTGCCGCCGGACTACCTGGAGCGTTGCTCGAACGTCGGGAAGCTGCTGCAGAACCTGCAGTTCAGCGTCGCCATGGAAAGCGAGCTGATGCAGATGGCGCAGGATCGGGACGACCCGCAGACTGTCGCCAAGCAGTGGATCAAGGCGCACCCGGACGTCCTCGACAAATGGCTGGCAGGCGTGACCACGCAAGACGGCCAGGACGGCGTCGCTGCGGTCAAGAAGTTCGTCGGCCTCTGA